A window of Chlorobium phaeobacteroides DSM 266 genomic DNA:
AGCGGCTTTCAAGGAGGGGCTTGCCTGCCAGATGAATGACGGCTTTTGCTCCCTCGATGCTTGCGACCCACTCTCCGTCAGCCTTGTCGGCATCCCAGGCGAGATAGTTCGCTGCTCCGGGAATCTTTTCGGCTGCGGCCTGCGTTGAGCGGGCAAGAATAACCACGTCATAACCTTCACGTATGAGAGCGGCGGCAACTGCCGCGCCGATAACTCCTGTTGCTCCTGTAATGACAATATGTCCCTGCATGGCATGTTCCGTTTTAGTATTGTGGCCGCTCTTTTCTGTGCGCCTCTGTTCGTTTGTCCCGATACCGGATTGGCGGATTGGTCGCGACAAGTCAGGGAGGCGCCTTTGGTTATCGTTATGATGCGGCGATCCGGTTGTTCCGTTGATCCCGGATACCCCGCTCTCTCAACACAATAAACAGAGCCGCCTAATAATTCCCCCTCTCTTGCCCGGTTACTCGACCGTAACGGATTTGGCGAGATTTCTGGGACGGTCTACGTTGCACCCTCGTTCGGTGGCGATGTAATAGGAGAGCAACTGCAGGGGGATGACCGTCAGGAGCGGCGTGACCGGCGCGGCCGCATAGGGAATATAGATCACATGGTCGGCGAGATTGCTGATCTCCTGGTCCCCCTCGGTGGCAATGGCGATAATCTTGCCTTTTCGGGTGCGAACCTCTTCGATATTGCTGAGTATCTTGGTGTAGGTGCTGTCGCGCGTGGCAATAAAAATCACCGGCATATCCTTGTCGATCAGGGCGATCGGGCCATGCTTCATTTCGGCTGCCGGGTAGCCTTCGGCATGGATGTAGGAGATCTCCTTGAGTTTCAATGCGCCTTCGAGGGCGACGGGAAAGTTGAAGCCGCGGCCAAGGTAGAGAAAGTTGCGCGCATCCTTGTATACTTTGGCTATCGCGCGGATGTCGGCATGCTGCGCGATGATGCTTGCGGCTTTTTGGGGCGCTTCTGAAAGTTCTTTGAGATAGAGCGCTATCTCTTCATCCTTGATGGTTCGCCCGATACTGAGCGCAAGCGCCAGCATGTAGAGCACAATAACCTGGGCGGTAAAGGCTTTTGTCGATGCGACTCCGATTTCCGGGCCGGCATGGGTGTACATCCCGCAGGTGGTTTCGCGGGCAATCGTGGAGCCGACGACATTGCAGATGCCCATTACCAGCGCGCCTTTTTCTTTTGCCATTCGAAGCGCGGCAAGGGTGTCGGCGGTCTCTCCGGATTGCGAAATCACCATGACCACATCGTCGGGCGAGATGATCGGGGTGCGATATCTGAACTCCGATGCGTAATCGACTTCAACCGGAATACGGGCAAACTCTTCGATGAGGTACTCGCCGATCAGTCCCGCATGCCAACTGGTTCCGCAGGCACAGATAATGATTCGTTTCGCCTTGCGGAGCTTTTCGAGGTGATCTTTTACACCGCCGAGATGGAGCGTGTTGTCTTCGAGATGAATTCTTCCGCGCATGACATCCTGCATGACGCTGGGCTGTTCAAAGATCTCCTTGAGCATGAAGTGCTCGAACCCCCCTTTTTCTATCTCTTCAAGCTTGAAATCGAGCTCGGTGACGTTTTTTTCGGCCTCTTCGTTTTTATCTGTTTTTACGGCAAACCCTTCGCGGTTCATGACGGCCATCTCGCCGTCGGCCAGATAGATCACTTTTTTGGTGTATTCGATTATCGGCGCGGCGTCGGAGGCTATAAAATATTCCTGTTCGCCGATACCGAGTACGAGGGGACTTCCCATCCGGGCAACGATGAGCGTCTCCGGTTCGCGCGAGGATATGACGCAGATCCCGTAAGCTCCTTCGATGTAGTGCAGCGCCCTTCGAACGACCCCTTCAAGGGTGAGATGCCGCTCTTCGTTCCAGATTCGGTCGATGAGATGAACAAGCACTTCCGTATCGGTATCGCTCAGAAAGGTGTAGCCCTGGCTGCTCAGCTCCTGACGAAGCGCCGTGTGGTTCTCGATAATGCCGTTGTGTATCAGGGCAATATCGCCTGCCGCGTTGAGGTGCGGGTGGGCATTGCGGTCGCTCGGGTCGCCATGGGTTGCCCAGCGGGTATGTCCGATGCCGATGGTTCCTCCTTTGAGGAGGCCCGACGAGTCGGCGACGGCTCGCTCCAGAGCGCCGACGCTTCCTTTCTGTTTGATGACCGAAAGGGCTCCGTTAAGGACGGCGATGCCTGCGGAGTCGTACCCGCGGTATTCAAGTCGCTTGAGGCCGTTAAGCAGCACCGTTGCCGCATCTCTTTTGCCGATATAACCTACAATTCCACACATAAGACTTTTCGGATCTTGTTTCATGCAATAAATTTCCTGCTTTTGCATGATGATTTATGCTGTCTGCTGACTGACGGGAGCTGCCGTAACGACGTTACATGGCACGTTTCATGGCCAGATGCAGTTTTTCGGATTCAACCGAAACGGCCTGTTCGAAGGCGTCGATGGAAGCAAACGCTCCTTGCGGGAAGATCAGGCTTCGGCTGACATTGACGAGAGCGCTTTCTTTGGCCGAATCGGCGCCGTATCGGACGGCCTCGTCAAGAGAGCCTCCCTGTGCGCCGACGCCGGGAATAAGGAAAAAAAGATCCGGAGCCGCCGCTCTGATGGCTTCGAGCTGACCGTTTTTCGTCGCGCCGACCACGATGCCGGCATTGCCGCCTCTGTTCCACTGATTCACTTTTTCGAGTACCGTTTCGTAGAGCGGCCTGCCGTCGCCGAGCAACTGCTCTTCGAAATCTTTCGATCCTTCGTTTGAGGTGAGACAGAGCACAAAAACCAGCTTATCTTCGTAGGCGAAAAAGGGTTCGAGAGAGTCGAAGCCCATATAAGGAGCTACCGTCAACGCGTCAAACGACCAGTGTTCAAAAAATGCCTCTGCATATTTTTTGCTGGTATTGCCGATATCCGCCCGCTTCGCATCGGCTATGGTTATGCAGGCCCGGGGAATGTCGGCGAGGGTTCGCTCCATGTCTTGAATGCCCGGAATACCCCGCGCCTCGTAAAATGCCGTGTTGATCTTGTAGGCAACGGCCGAGTTGCTGGTGGCGCGAATAATCGCCCGGTTGAATTCAAGAACGGGCGAACCGGTTTTTTTAAAAATTTCGGGGATCTTTTGATCATCGCTGTCAAGCCCGACGCACAAGAGCGAGCGTAAATGGGAGATTCTGCTGTTTGCTTTTTGTCGAACGGTACTCATGCTCTTTTCCTGATTTCTTGGCGGCGCTTTACTGATTCGGTGTTCCTGCCTTGCCCGGAAACGGTATCGATTGACGCTGCGATAGCGAATGGTTCCCGCTTCGTGGCGCTTGTCAGCGGAGCGAGAGGCTCCTCTCTTCGGGCATGAACATCCCTGCAAAAAACGGGTTGGAAAGCGCCCGGAAATCGATTGTCGAAACTTATAACACGGCAACAGGATTATACTGTACTTTAATATACTAATATGTTTTTTACGATATGCTTCATTTAATGGAAGAATCCCGTAAATTAAGGGCGTCTTTCTTATTTGTCATGAGCGTTCTGCCCCGAGAGGCTCGCGGAGTCGCGACTGATCCGCAATGCCCTTGCTACGTCGCCATCGAGCTGCTTTGATAGTATGAGAAACCGTTATACCCGGCATTGTTCACCTATAACTATGATCTGATTGATTGATGGCTAATAACCTGTTTAAACCTTCCAATCCTTACAATAACGAGCCGGAAACCAAAGAGAAGCGTCCGAAGTTTTCCATCATGTATTATCTGGTGGTCATTCTGCTGCTTATCGGCATTCAGCTTGCTTTTTTCTGGTCGGGAACTTCGACTGAAATACCTTACAGCACGTTTCGCAAGTATATTGCCGAGGATAAAATCGAGTCGGTAAAAATAGCTCCCGAGAGAATCTACGTTCAGTTGAAAACAGAGCCGGGTGTTCCGCCTCCGGCCAAGGAGAGCCCGGAGTCGCTGCTGCCGGGAAAGTCATCTCCGTCGAGGGAGATTTTTGTTACGCCGGTTCGCGACGATGAGCTTATCGGACTGCTCGAAAGCAAGGGGATTCGCTATCAGGGGATTGCCGGCAGCACCTGGATCGGAGAACTTTTGCAGTGGATACTGCCGTTTGGCCTTTTGATCGGGATTTATTTTTTTGTTTTGCGTCGCATGGGCGCTCCGGGTTCGCAGTTTATGAATATCGGAAAAAACAAGGCCGCGCTTTACGAAAATCTCGACGAGCATACCCGCATTACGTTCAAGGATGTTGCCGGTCTCGACGAGGCCAAGGCCGAGGTGATGGAGGTTGTCGATTTTCTCAAAGATCCCAAGAAATACACGAAGCTCGGCGGAAAACTCCCTAAAGGGGTTTTGCTGGTCGGGCCTCCCGGTACAGGAAAGACCTTGCTCGCAAAGGCTGTGGCGGGCGAGGCGGATGTTCCGTTTTTCAGTCTCAGCGGTTCCGATTTCGTCGAGATGTTTGTAGGGGTCGGCGCTGCTCGTGTGCGCGACCTGTTCAAGCAGGCAAAGGAGAAGGCGCCCTGCATTATCTTTATCGACGAGATTGACGCGGTGGGTCGCAGCAGGGGAAAGGGTGCGATGATGGGTGCCAACGATGAACGCGAAAACACGCTGAACCAGCTTCTTGTGGAAATGGACGGATTTGCAACCGACAAGGGTGTTATTTTAATGGCGGCAACGAACCGTCCGGACGTTCTTGATTCGGCTCTTCTTCGTCCGGGACGTTTTGATCGTCAGATTATGGTGGACAAGCCCGATCTTAAAGGCCGTATCGATATTTTCACGGTTCATACCAAGAAGCTTTCGCTCTCCCCCGACGTGAATCTCAAGGCGCTTGCGTCGCAAACTCCGGGGTTTGCCGGAGCGGAAATCGCCAATGCCGCCAATGAGGCGGCCCTGCTCGCTTCGCGGCAAAACAAGCTGACTATCGAGATGAAGGATTTCGAGGATGCCATCGAGCGGGTTATCGCCGGTCTTGAAAAAAGAAACAAGGTGATTAATCCGCGCGAAAAGCAGATTGTGGCCTATCATGAGGCTGGCCATGCGATTGTCAGCTGGATGATGCCCGAAAACGACCCTGTTCAGAAAATTTCGATTGTGCCGAGAGGGATGAGCGCGCTGGGCTATACGATGAATATCCCGCTTGAAGATCGCTATCTGATGACAAAAAAAGAGCTGATCGCGCGGATCTGCGGTCTGCTCGGCGGTCGTATTGCCGAGGAGATCGTTTTCGGTGAGATTTCGACAGGAGCGCAGAACGACCTTGAAAAAATCACCGGGATCGCATACAACATGGTGATGGTTTACGGAATGAGCGAAAAACTGGGCAATCTGTCGTTCTACGAGAGCAATAATCCCTATTACGGCAGTCCGGGCGTCGACAAGAAGTAT
This region includes:
- the ftsH gene encoding ATP-dependent zinc metalloprotease FtsH, whose translation is MANNLFKPSNPYNNEPETKEKRPKFSIMYYLVVILLLIGIQLAFFWSGTSTEIPYSTFRKYIAEDKIESVKIAPERIYVQLKTEPGVPPPAKESPESLLPGKSSPSREIFVTPVRDDELIGLLESKGIRYQGIAGSTWIGELLQWILPFGLLIGIYFFVLRRMGAPGSQFMNIGKNKAALYENLDEHTRITFKDVAGLDEAKAEVMEVVDFLKDPKKYTKLGGKLPKGVLLVGPPGTGKTLLAKAVAGEADVPFFSLSGSDFVEMFVGVGAARVRDLFKQAKEKAPCIIFIDEIDAVGRSRGKGAMMGANDERENTLNQLLVEMDGFATDKGVILMAATNRPDVLDSALLRPGRFDRQIMVDKPDLKGRIDIFTVHTKKLSLSPDVNLKALASQTPGFAGAEIANAANEAALLASRQNKLTIEMKDFEDAIERVIAGLEKRNKVINPREKQIVAYHEAGHAIVSWMMPENDPVQKISIVPRGMSALGYTMNIPLEDRYLMTKKELIARICGLLGGRIAEEIVFGEISTGAQNDLEKITGIAYNMVMVYGMSEKLGNLSFYESNNPYYGSPGVDKKYGEETARLIDDEVSAIVADARRMVFEMLTANREKLERLATELLAREMLQYCQIEEILGKRPPGLYQEHLEDPCSPVKSALNDAGNIPAAPIEGALGEKERMDLEAAVARLRQEREKQEN
- the pyrF gene encoding orotidine-5'-phosphate decarboxylase; its protein translation is MSTVRQKANSRISHLRSLLCVGLDSDDQKIPEIFKKTGSPVLEFNRAIIRATSNSAVAYKINTAFYEARGIPGIQDMERTLADIPRACITIADAKRADIGNTSKKYAEAFFEHWSFDALTVAPYMGFDSLEPFFAYEDKLVFVLCLTSNEGSKDFEEQLLGDGRPLYETVLEKVNQWNRGGNAGIVVGATKNGQLEAIRAAAPDLFFLIPGVGAQGGSLDEAVRYGADSAKESALVNVSRSLIFPQGAFASIDAFEQAVSVESEKLHLAMKRAM
- the glmS gene encoding glutamine--fructose-6-phosphate transaminase (isomerizing), with the translated sequence MCGIVGYIGKRDAATVLLNGLKRLEYRGYDSAGIAVLNGALSVIKQKGSVGALERAVADSSGLLKGGTIGIGHTRWATHGDPSDRNAHPHLNAAGDIALIHNGIIENHTALRQELSSQGYTFLSDTDTEVLVHLIDRIWNEERHLTLEGVVRRALHYIEGAYGICVISSREPETLIVARMGSPLVLGIGEQEYFIASDAAPIIEYTKKVIYLADGEMAVMNREGFAVKTDKNEEAEKNVTELDFKLEEIEKGGFEHFMLKEIFEQPSVMQDVMRGRIHLEDNTLHLGGVKDHLEKLRKAKRIIICACGTSWHAGLIGEYLIEEFARIPVEVDYASEFRYRTPIISPDDVVMVISQSGETADTLAALRMAKEKGALVMGICNVVGSTIARETTCGMYTHAGPEIGVASTKAFTAQVIVLYMLALALSIGRTIKDEEIALYLKELSEAPQKAASIIAQHADIRAIAKVYKDARNFLYLGRGFNFPVALEGALKLKEISYIHAEGYPAAEMKHGPIALIDKDMPVIFIATRDSTYTKILSNIEEVRTRKGKIIAIATEGDQEISNLADHVIYIPYAAAPVTPLLTVIPLQLLSYYIATERGCNVDRPRNLAKSVTVE